One part of the Xanthocytophaga agilis genome encodes these proteins:
- a CDS encoding pyridoxal phosphate-dependent decarboxylase family protein — protein MFDSKNSLQLSDYAQLQLSQEEMRRFGYKVIDTIIEHSVVLKDKPVVNMVGRQQMEALLREPAPQKGAKWEDVFEQAIWDIFSHIMHMNHPRLFGWVPGPSNFVSVMADLLATGFNITTGAWMLSSGPTQIEIIVIDWLKEIIGFPKKAGGIMVGGGSIANLSGLTVARKIKLKDKIENAVLYFSDQAHWSNERAAYILGFATDQIRKIPVGADYCMDVEYLRQQIETDKAAGLRPFCIIANAGTTNTGAIDSLMEIYAICEQEDMWLHVDGAYGAAAALSKEAKEMLNGIQYAHSLTVDPHKWFFQPYEVGCLLVKEDRWLAETFDMTADYMRNLEESMNDVNFYGKGLQLTRCDRALKLWMSIKIFGLENFSSAIDRGIKLAKYVQDLWEEREGWQVMSDARLGIVTFRYAPASLDEKMIEELNDAIALAVADDKFALTPTTRLNGKLVMRMCTINPRTSEDDILETVTRIQMIAKEVYNTLMVKQVVAEDTTAAMVNIEYKYMQKQNS, from the coding sequence ATGTTTGATTCTAAAAACAGTTTGCAATTATCTGACTATGCACAATTACAGCTATCTCAGGAAGAGATGCGCAGATTTGGTTATAAGGTTATTGATACCATTATCGAGCACTCTGTAGTTCTTAAGGACAAGCCTGTTGTAAATATGGTAGGCCGTCAGCAAATGGAGGCCTTATTGCGGGAGCCCGCACCTCAAAAAGGAGCAAAGTGGGAAGATGTATTCGAACAAGCGATATGGGATATTTTTAGCCATATTATGCATATGAACCATCCACGTCTTTTTGGATGGGTACCAGGTCCCAGCAATTTTGTAAGTGTTATGGCTGATTTGCTGGCCACAGGATTCAATATTACTACTGGGGCATGGATGCTCTCTTCCGGACCCACTCAAATAGAAATCATTGTCATTGATTGGCTTAAGGAGATAATTGGTTTTCCCAAAAAAGCAGGCGGTATTATGGTGGGAGGGGGATCTATTGCAAATCTCAGTGGACTTACTGTTGCCAGAAAGATTAAGCTGAAAGATAAGATTGAGAATGCTGTGTTATATTTCTCAGACCAGGCGCACTGGTCTAATGAACGTGCTGCCTATATCCTGGGATTTGCAACTGACCAGATTCGAAAGATTCCGGTTGGCGCAGATTATTGTATGGATGTAGAATATCTGAGACAACAGATAGAAACAGATAAAGCTGCCGGACTACGTCCATTCTGTATAATTGCAAATGCTGGCACAACCAATACCGGAGCAATTGATTCATTAATGGAAATTTATGCTATCTGTGAGCAGGAAGATATGTGGTTGCATGTTGATGGTGCCTACGGAGCTGCTGCTGCTTTGAGTAAAGAAGCAAAAGAAATGCTGAATGGTATACAGTATGCTCACTCGCTCACTGTAGATCCTCACAAATGGTTTTTCCAACCTTATGAAGTGGGGTGCTTGTTAGTGAAAGAAGATAGATGGCTGGCAGAAACTTTCGATATGACTGCTGATTATATGCGTAATCTTGAAGAATCCATGAATGATGTTAATTTTTATGGAAAAGGTCTTCAGCTTACCCGATGTGACAGAGCACTCAAACTATGGATGTCTATCAAAATATTTGGTCTGGAGAACTTTAGCTCTGCTATTGATCGTGGTATCAAACTAGCAAAGTATGTACAGGATTTGTGGGAAGAGAGGGAGGGATGGCAGGTTATGAGTGATGCCAGGCTTGGTATTGTGACTTTTCGGTATGCGCCAGCTTCTCTTGATGAGAAGATGATTGAAGAACTAAATGATGCTATAGCTCTGGCTGTTGCAGATGATAAGTTTGCATTAACCCCAACTACAAGACTTAACGGAAAGCTGGTGATGCGTATGTGTACCATTAATCCTCGTACATCTGAAGATGATATACTCGAAACAGTTACCCGTATTCAGATGATAGCGAAGGAAGTGTATAACACACTAATGGTAAAACAAGTAGTGGCAGAAGATACTACTGCTGCTATGGTAAATATCGAGTATAAATATATGCAAAAGCAAAATAGTTAA